GAGGGTGTTTAATTAGCCAAAATAATTCACCTCAGTTATTGAGTCAATTTATATAGTCATCTGGTCAAACTTTTGAAAAGTACCAGAACATAATGATACAATTACTACTGACATTTTTACCATTGAAAGACCAAAACTTGCTCATGAAGGCCATAAGGGCATCCAAATTCAAAAACATGTGGAGCGTATTGATTGGTTAACATTAGTAATTGCTTCAAATTATAgaacatatatatattagattagggttttttttttaaattttaaataaaggaaataatAGATAGCCTAGTTTGAACAGAACTTAATGCATGCCAGAGAAGGAAAACATTTGATTAATTTTGTGGGGACTATATATGCACTTGGCCTTGCTAAAAGGGACTTTGGGGTATCTTTTGTGTTTTACGTATCTTCTTTTATTATTCAAACTATAATAATGATGAAGCAAATCATTACTTTTTTTGCTCCAGATATTGAAAAAGGTACAAACATGCTCAAATCTAATCTAAACTGAAATAACATTTGCTCTCCTCTCTTAACTTTACTTGCCTTTAAGACACAACTATATCCCTTTTTGGATTTCGACACTTAAAAAACCACCTGAATTACTCTTCAAAATTCGAAATCACTTATCTTACCAAAAGAGAATTAAATTGCAACATAATTATgccaaaacaaaaaaaagaagCTCTTAAATAAAATCTGTCACAAAAAAATAGAAGTAGAGTTACTTTGTTTAGAAGTGAGTGTAAAATGTTATAGAATAATTTGGTTAAGAAAAAAGACATATTATGTCATATTGGTGTAAGACTTTAGTGACCaacatttatttgtttatttaatgttgtGGACCAGCTGAGCTGACCAACCCATATCTAATCTAGCCGTTACCTCACCGTTTTGCCTACGTGGCATCAACATTTTCAAATACCAGAGTCGTTACGTTGCCCTGAAAAGAagctatttaaaaataaatttgaccGTTAACTTTAATTTCAGCAAAACACAAACCTCGTCCCCTGTTTCTCAACTCTCACCTCTTATTCAAAGCCAAGCTTTCtctaaagaaggaaaaacagaacaaCCACAATGGCTTTCGATTACGCTTTCACAGACGAGGAAATGGAGATCGACGAGACCGTCGGTTACCCAAGAGCCTATGCAAGGCTCTGCCGCGATCGCTGTTCTGGTCCGTACGCTCATGGACCTCCGTTTACTTTCATGCCTTACTGTCTCCACGAACACGAGGTATGCCAATTGAGCTCTCCTCGTTTCCCCAATTCAATTTCCAAACTTTACTTGGGTTTTCGTCTTTACATGCTTAGGATACAGAAAGTCACAATCTTCCAAAAATTTGTTTTTTTCGTTTTTCTACAATGGAAGAATTATGGTTTTTCTTGCTAATTTATTGTTTAGATGAAAAACTCTATTTGGATTAAGGTTTTTTAACTTATGAAGAGTTATTTTGACATAATTCAATAATGGGTACTTTAATTTATAAGAAGTTGTGATTGGAATGTCAATGAATGGTTTCACTTTCTTTTCCTGTTCTTTAATGTTTGTTTacgtcttttttttttatttttttttttacattgttCTTAGGTTTTGAGAGCAATGGATCTAGAACAACTCTTCCCCATCTTTGACCCGAAAGCAAAACACACTGGAAAGCCGAAGCTTTTTGTTAGTCTCTTGTGGAAGCAGCTCAGCCACCTTGGGTAATGCACTGAAACATGTCTTTACAATTACAATACTTAATTGTGAACGAACCAGTAATCTATATAATTGTTTCTTTCTTCAATTCAGGAATGCTGGCTTTGATCCTGCAGTAATTCGAGTAGACCCATATGGAAATGTCCTCTACTTTCATGCTGATTCGGCTTCTCCTCTCGCTTGGGATATAGATCACTGGTTTCCTTGCTCAAGTACACTATTAGTTACCAACTCTCTCCTCTTCTCTCCATCCAACCTCTTCTCCTACTCAAATATATATTTGTGGTATGTTACAGGGGGAGGATTGACCGTACCAAGCAATTTAAGGATATTGCAGTGGCAAGCCTGCAAGAAGAAGCATAACAAGCTGGAGTTTCTCATTCCATGGTGGGATTTTCAATTGGGCGTTTCTGTAAACCAGTTCTTGTCAATATTTGCTTCTTCCAACTCAGATTATAGGTGGGGTCTATATAAGTTTCTACGTTTACATGCCTAGGAAGTTCAAAGGTATTGGCTTATGACAATATCTCCTTTCTCTTAATTTTTGCAGGCACAGGGCATTTTCCTTTTTGTTCTCTGAAGGTGAAAGTGAGGAATTGAACTCTTCACAGACAGTTGAATCTCATTCTTTCCCACAGCACTTTGTTGAATCCAAAGAGAAACTGGGCCTTGCTCCAGCCGCCATTGTTGCATCTCGAAGGGAGTCTTATGCATCTTCAACTTCAATGGCTTTGCTGTCATTGGATTATAATAGGCTTAGGCCACGTTCTCCAGCATTGGGTTGATACTACTACTCAGAACTACTAGCCATTTCTTTTATGGTAGATCACTTGCTCTCCTAATCCTTTTCAATTGTCTATttttatttggctgtgacagcTGCAAGAAAATCCAAGGCTAGTAGTAGCTCGAAAGAAAATGAAAATCCAGCTTATTATTCAAGCCCATATCAATCCATTGTCATGGCTAGAGATTCCCTGAAACAAAGAGAAGAAACTTCCAAGATGCAGGCAGAAATTCAGAAAATTGATAATGAAGTTAGCGAAATAAGGCGAAAGAATGAAGAGGAAAAGGTGAACATTCAGGACTTGGAGTTGGTACTGATAAAGCGTAGAAGAAGGGCAGAGAAGTGTAGGCGGCTAGCGGAAGCACAGTCTTCATATAGGACTATGCTTGAGAAAATGATAAGAGATGCTATGCACCAGTAAGTTGAATGATTATATAGTTTCATAAATGAGATTACAagttcatatatttttttttttgtcagacTGATATTTTGTTGCGTATTGTTTCTTGAAGGAGTGTCATTTATAAAGAGCAGATGAGACTAAACCAGGCTGCATCAACCGCGCTCATGGCAAGACTTGAAGCTCAAAAGGCCATCTGTGATGCATCTGAGAAAGACCTCCATAGAAAATATAAAGAAAGGGATGATCTTGAGAAACAAATAAGACCAGAATGGGAGGCACGAAAGAGGTCAAGAATGAATGATGATGCCTTAATTGAAGAGAGAGACCAGAAGCCTATTCTGTATTTGCCTGAAATCAAACCAAGAACACCTTTACACAAGGAACTCAGAGTTTTTCTTGAGGAAGAGCAGAAAGCATCTGAAGCTGGATTATCACTGAGTGAAGAGGAAAAGCAATTTTGTATAGGAAAGGTACTGAAAAAATCTGAAAAGAATTTCTCCATAGACAAACGTGGGGAACACAGTAAAGCCATTATTGTCTTGGAGGATGACAACATGACGGGGCCTAAATTTAGCGCATCGGAAGAAAACAAATACCAGATGCGATTTCCTACCTCTCATGAACCAGAAGTTGAGGAAGATGAGGAGAGCAGAAAACAACGTGGCAAAGGGAATGTAGAAAAATGGCTTCAGATGCTGCTAGAGAATGCTCAAGAAGACTTGGTTGAGGCTCAACATCAACTCGAAAACAAAAGAAACAAGACTGATGATGACAACATTATCACTAAACTAAATAACAAGTACCCTCAAATACAGGAAAAGATTGACCAAGGAAAAGATGCGGCTGCTGCTGCTGGTGATaagaagggaaaagaaaagaGCTACGAGCATGATGTTGAAGTAAGAAGTGTGGTAGAAGGAGGAGCTGAAACCAGCAAGGCTTCTGAAGAAAGAGGAAGGAGTCAGAGTGTTGGAAAGGAAAGGAAGCTTGTGAGGTCTGATAGTTTCAGGGCATTTCGTAGAATCCCATCATCTCCATCCATTATTATCTTGGGTATGAAAAAAGGTGTGGACTGCTTAGGAAAGAAGCCCATGGTTAGTGGTGATGATGAAGATTATGATGTCACAAGTAGTAATAGCTTCCTGAAGTCATCCATTAAGAGTATCAAGAAAGCAGTCAAAACATGAGTTCAGTTGGGTTCCACTTTACAtatattttcttcttcttaatcCTATTAAGATTGTTACCATATTTTTTCAAATTGTGCTAGACACGGCACATTTAGTTAAAAATAACTGTGTGAAGCTAGGTAGtctatttgtttgtttgttttttgtcCTTGTTTTGTGTATAAGATTTGTTGGGTCAAGTTTGTAATAACAGCTTGTTGTTTAATAAAAGATTACTCTGTTTGTTGCGTTCTGTCACTTAtaaatgttttttattttgtgGGGGTAAGCAATAAAAGATATTTCATACGTCAAATATAAAAGCTCGTTCAAGCTAGAACCTGGATTTTTCTTTTGCTGGATTAGGGAAGTTAATCGTTCTATCATATCTGTTAATGACAAGTTTTAGCTCTTGCTGTTTGTTGTCAAAAATTATGCATGTTGTCTTGTCTAGCTTTCGATCTGTTTTATCTCAACTGTATAAAGAGTTATCACTGTTTTGACAGGTTAGTTATTAGTTAAAATAATAATGGTCTTTTCCAGCTGGCAGTCCACGTGACAAGCCATTGTCATTTGTTTCTGTTCCTTCTATATATAGATCATTATGCTAAACAGAACAACTAACTCTTTGAGAAAAAAACCCTAGATTGTAGATCTTGTTTCTTGGACTTTTCTTTGTAGTGCAGAGATAAGTGTGGAGAAGAAGCTAGTGATCTTCTTGGGCTATTGAAGAGAAGCAGCTAAAGCTTGGAACAGACATGCACTGAAGGGAGTTCAGTCgtttctttgaagggagttcgaAGAAGGATTTCTGTCAAGTTTTTGCTATAGATCGTAATTGGTTACTAATTGGTGTACATAGATTGATTTGATTGTACAGTCAATCTATATTCTGTATTGCTGGTTGTAAGTTGTATTTGTAAACTCTGTTTGAATAATTTCAGTTCTATAATAAATCTTCTTGAAAGATTACAAGTGTTTCATGGTCAATTAATAATTGAGTTTTTGAGTATTAGGTTATTTGATTACTGTAAGCAATTTGAACCAATCATTAAAGTAGCACACCCACTTTCAATATCGTTTGTATATCGTTTGTATATTTGGTGTGAACTGGCATAAATACAAATGAGGAAATGAACCATAGTAAGATTGATCGACTGAGTAGCAAGAGCCCAAAAGATGTGAGTACATGTGGTACGAGAGACAGAGTTGGCGAAAATTTCATCTCCCTCTTGCCATTACTCGTACTTTTTGAAGATGAAGAATGCTTTGTAGAAAATTAAAATGACATAATgaattttgtgtatatttttattaaaatttgatgAACCTAAATAATTCGCTGTTTAATTTGTCAATTTGAGCATTCTCAAATTACCAGATTGtatattgtttttaaatttaacaCGTTTGTTATGAGAAGAATCTCTTATATAGATTGTTCTTGTGAAGTCTAGCTAGCTTTGAACTAGTAGCGAGCTATAGCAGTGAAATCATTGCACCAAATTTGATAATAACTTATAACATTACTAATTAGTTTGGATAAAAAGGTATTACCCTGATCAAACATATCTTcaataaaatatgaaaattttattattatcgCAATAAAATCAAATTAACCAACATATACATGATATTACATATTAAAGTAACACATTAATACGTTGCAGGCAgctacataatttttttttgttggcaCAGCtacatacataatatatatatgatGGTGATTAACATTATCATTATCAAGACATGGATTTCCTCCATTTGGGGGGAGTTCTACCTCTGACCACCAACTTTGTTTTCATGTTCATCGTCGGCGTTTGCCGCTGATCAAACCCAACAAGATCATCATGATCATtatcatgatgatgatgatgatcaatATTCTTCTTCTGCAGATCCGTAACAATACTCACAGCAGTAGTACTAGACTTGAGAGAAGACACAAAACCAAACTTCTTCCACTTGAAAAACCCCGACGAAGACGAAGAAGAAGATTTCTTCTTCTCCAACAGTCTCTCCATCTGAATTTGCATGGAGTTGCACTGACTTTGAAGCCTAAGTACGTCATCTTTCAGCCTCTTTATCTCCATCTGCTGAACCGAAATTTCCCGCTTCGATAAGCAACGGCTCGGCTGCTCCAGTCCCAGGTTCGGACTCCGGGTCCCACTGAACGACCCGCTCCAATCACTCACATTATTGTTTCTAGAGTACTTGGACTGTTCCGAGAATAGTACTTGGATCACGGCTCGAACTGGTAACCGTTCGTTCTGTGCCGCGTGGAGCGACGCCTCCGGCGACAGTTTCCGGCAATCGATCAGCCTGCAAAGACTCTTCCGCTCGTGCTTTGACGCGCTCGGATGTGCCtgcaaatatatattatatttaattacatCATCAATTTCTTTTATGAATGTCCCATCATCAGATTTGGTGTCCTAAAGTATCAGCTGCTAAAGAAACTCTATATTACACTATTTTGCACATGtgtttttatataataaatactcataatattttaactttatgtcattataattaaataaatagtaaTAGGTACGTGTGTATAGATctttatttatattcatataaataaatttatattgtTGATTTAATAACTGTACTTATTTTCTTcttgttgttttttatttatttatatatatataaatatggagtttttttaataaatatatacattACTTAATAAGATTGAACCGATATTTTcttttgttatatgttatatatatatattgtcaatGTTTTCTCCACTCCACAAGTGACAATTGGGAGTAATTAGCGATAAGTCAAGAAGTTCTTGGAGTGTGAGCTCTTCCATGAAATTCAGTCCAGCCAAattgtggatgtctccaagtaagGTCATGTCTCGAGGTTTTCTctcgaggcgaggatgtctcTAGGTAAGGTCACATTTCGAGCCAGTCTCCAAGTCATGGATATCGAGTGAGGTCACGTCTCGAGAGGCCCTTTTTACTTGGCCATTCCTCAGGTCCAGGATTCTAGTCCTCAAACCTAGAGTTGATGCCAAGTGTCAGTTATTGCGGATGTGGGCTCCCAGAAGATCATCTGAAAACTTTTTGTGAGTCTCGATTAGTagtgtcgagttcgtacactcgacaatcagAATTTCCCACAACACCGCATGATATGGGCAAACGTATGTCGCACCCTCACAATCACAAATATGTTCCCCGTAAAATTGGCGCTTGACTTTCTGCTGTGGTTCCCCGTAAAATTGGCGCTTGACTTTCTGCTATGGGCCTCGTAGAATCTACATGGGTCGTAGTCTTTGTTTTAGTGCAGCCCCCTTTTTGTATTAACCCAACATTAATACCCTAGGATGGGAGTCTTTTATTAACGATAGATAATTAACATTAATGATCCTAGCTCCTATAAAAAAAAGGGTGGAGTATCTCTTTGTAAAGGATTCatatttttagagagagaaattctataactcagtgcaatatatacatTACCTGAGAAACATTATTGAAACTTGCAAAACAAatttcaagctcactaaatatcaaagactcgtagactaggacttttttatagcctgaactacgtaaaactcttgtgttcttctacattattttcttatactatCAGATTGGATTAATAGCAAAAAATTAAGACAatcaacaatatatataactTTTAGCACATAAAAAATGAATTTGAGagcaaataaaaaattaatatgaactATTTTTAGCTTTGAGAATTATAGAAAAAGAAATGAGTTcctttcaaaaaataataaagaagtgagtttagttatttaattataatatcatAATTGTAATAAAGTTAAAATATCATGactatttattatataaaaataaatactatttaagAGATAACACATGTCACcggataaaaaaaaattaaaaagatagtgaAAAAGATAATGTAACATAGAGTCTATAAGGACACATGTCACTTTTCTTAGGCTTATACTTAAAATATAACTTTTAGCACATAACATAAACCAAATCGTACTATATAAGGACACCAAATATGTTAGCCACTCCCACTTAGCCAATCTTGGGCTGGTACAAGTATAAGAAACTGCCACCAATTTATTGAGTTCTTTTACACGCCAAACAAAGAAATTGTCACAATACGACACCAATTGAGTACGTTTTACACTTTCTTTTTACCTGTTGCAGTGGCGTTGTGCAATAGGAAAGCCAATTTAGGGAACGCATGTACAGAAACCTAAAGGGCAATATAACAGTAAATACTTATAAAGGGCATATACGTCAAGTCACTTTCAACTTTAGGAACAACTTTTTAGTCGAGTCTGGCCAAGCTACCAAGTAATTATTCAGATTAAGAAATCACGGGCTACGATGTCATGATTTAGAATCCAAATTCAGATAagattaaacaaattaaatagtTATTATGAAACTTACTTTTAGATAAGTGTCAATGGCTCGGTACAAACCATCATCCATGGCACGCGCATGACTTGGAAGAGCATCAGCGAGGGCCACAAACTCGGTCATACTGAGATTGGCATCCACAGCGGCCTCCGCCAAGTAAGAGTCGACGAGCTTCGCCACCTTCACAAAGGCCGCCGCCCCATTACTTTTCGTTACTTCGTCCAAGCTAACGAACCTCTTCACCAATCTATAGACCAGGTCGACGTCGAGCAAAGTCCCGCATGTGTGACTAAACGACGGTATCATGAGCTCCTTCAACGACGCCTGGTCCAGCTGCCACGAGATTCTCCTCTCCAGCTCCGCTAGATACGAGGGCTCAACCCCGACCATTTTGGCCGTTCGGAGTAGCCGGAGGAGGAAGTTGCATGGGATGGCGTCCTTCTCCGGTGGCAGAACTCCGACAAGGGTTTCGACAAAGAACCTTTTCTTCATCCACGAAACGGTGACGCTTTCAGTTGAGTTGCCGTTGGTTACGAAACCGGTGGTGTCGGTCATAGATTCACCGGTGCCGGTGTTGGTGACGAGGTCCGGCAGCCATTTGGAGGCGTAGTGTGTTATGATGGAGCCGATTAGGTCAGGACGTACGCCCTTGGCCTTAATGCCAGATAGGGTTTTGACGAAGTAGTCCATGTCTAAGATACATGCGTCGTCGAACCAGCACTCCGCCGCAAACGGCGATTGTTTTCCCGGTAAAGTAGCGGAATCCTCATTGAAGATACCAAAGTTTGTATtcatttatattttttgttaATGAGAAATGGTGGCCATTCCACTTGAGGGTTTCGCTAGTGTTATATATATAGTATGTCTAAACTAATTAATTAGTGTGTTAAATTATAATTGTGGTATCAACTAATACATGCTTCTGATCTGAATTTGTTTTGtaagaatgaaaaaaaaagtgTGTACTGTGTGGTCCCTTTAACCAAATTTTACTGTAAAAATTATGTGGTTTACATTTTATAAcggatatatatatatctatatatttaggTCATGTACGAATTAAATGTGTTATGTCACATGTATAACTGGTActatttgttatatgtattttTGTGGATAAATATAACTGTACAAATTGAGGATTTCTAATCTTATCTAACTTCAATCCCAGATTAATTGGTAGAAGTGAGAGAAGCATTAGTATATGTTATGTTAATTAAAGAGGTTTGCTCAAGAAGACAAAACGAGAAAAGATAAGAGATGAGAGAAGACAAGTGTTATTAATGCAAATATTCCTTGCTATGACAAGATTCTCTGGCATAGGCGTGAAgaacaaaaattaattataacacCATCCAAGATtgaaaaagacttgaaacaaacaaacaaacatacACCCTCTTAAGCAACGGTTTTTTGTGATCATGGCCAATATTTTTACTATCTAAAACAATTGCTTACTCTTGAGCTACTAATGCTCTAATATACATTACTTGCAAGAATTTAGGAAAATAgccaattaaaaaaaatctgattTTGATTATTATCGTTACATTATTATGTCTATATATGAATTGCGTAGAGTAAATATTTAACTGATTGATACACGTAAATTATAGCAAAacaaaaacatatttttcaatataaAGTGTTAAGAACGAACACATATTCTAATATCTTTCTGTTTCAAAACGAATTTGTCTACAAATCATGGATCATTCCCTTATGGGGTTCTTTGGATTCCAATTGTGGATTTTTCTGCCGGAAAAAACACTAGTCAcgcaacaaataataataataataataatgagaaaataaaatGCCAGTAAGATAATTCCGGGGTGCTGCCAATTTTTCATTTTGGACAACAGATGGCACGTGAAATTTTCATTCGGCACCATTCAGTCACCACTATGTAAAATCTGTCGAACGTATATTTGGATGCACTCGTGGCCCATTTTGTAGGTCCATAAATGGTCTAGATATAAGACCCATAATAGCCCAAAGTAACAAGGGATCGATTTGTAATACAATTCATGCAATGGGCCTTTTGCTTTCTTGGGCCCATAGCAGCCTAAAGTAACTAGGGAGAGAATACATACAAAATGTCCACTTATTTTGCTTAGGCCTCATGAGTGTAATGGGCCTAAAGCCATAACATGTTCTACCGTACCAAAGCCCGTTCCGTCTTAGAAGCCCAATATAACATAATAACCGAACACTTGAGCCCAAAGCTGGCAAAGAGAAGAGTTATAATAAGGGGAATTTTTAAAAGACATagcttttttttaatttgtatggaaaaatttattaaataaaaa
This genomic interval from Humulus lupulus chromosome 8, drHumLupu1.1, whole genome shotgun sequence contains the following:
- the LOC133796329 gene encoding uncharacterized protein LOC133796329 → MAFDYAFTDEEMEIDETVGYPRAYARLCRDRCSGPYAHGPPFTFMPYCLHEHEVLRAMDLEQLFPIFDPKAKHTGKPKLFVSLLWKQLSHLGNAGFDPAVIRVDPYGNVLYFHADSASPLAWDIDHWFPCSRGGLTVPSNLRILQWQACKKKHNKLEFLIPWWDFQLGVSVNQFLSIFASSNSDYRHRAFSFLFSEGESEELNSSQTVESHSFPQHFVESKEKLGLAPAAIVASRRESYASSTSMALLSLDYNRLRPRSPALAARKSKASSSSKENENPAYYSSPYQSIVMARDSLKQREETSKMQAEIQKIDNEVSEIRRKNEEEKVNIQDLELVLIKRRRRAEKCRRLAEAQSSYRTMLEKMIRDAMHQSVIYKEQMRLNQAASTALMARLEAQKAICDASEKDLHRKYKERDDLEKQIRPEWEARKRSRMNDDALIEERDQKPILYLPEIKPRTPLHKELRVFLEEEQKASEAGLSLSEEEKQFCIGKVLKKSEKNFSIDKRGEHSKAIIVLEDDNMTGPKFSASEENKYQMRFPTSHEPEVEEDEESRKQRGKGNVEKWLQMLLENAQEDLVEAQHQLENKRNKTDDDNIITKLNNKYPQIQEKIDQGKDAAAAAGDKKGKEKSYEHDVEVRSVVEGGAETSKASEERGRSQSVGKERKLVRSDSFRAFRRIPSSPSIIILGMKKGVDCLGKKPMVSGDDEDYDVTSSNSFLKSSIKSIKKAVKT
- the LOC133796330 gene encoding root phototropism protein 3 — protein: MNTNFGIFNEDSATLPGKQSPFAAECWFDDACILDMDYFVKTLSGIKAKGVRPDLIGSIITHYASKWLPDLVTNTGTGESMTDTTGFVTNGNSTESVTVSWMKKRFFVETLVGVLPPEKDAIPCNFLLRLLRTAKMVGVEPSYLAELERRISWQLDQASLKELMIPSFSHTCGTLLDVDLVYRLVKRFVSLDEVTKSNGAAAFVKVAKLVDSYLAEAAVDANLSMTEFVALADALPSHARAMDDGLYRAIDTYLKAHPSASKHERKSLCRLIDCRKLSPEASLHAAQNERLPVRAVIQVLFSEQSKYSRNNNVSDWSGSFSGTRSPNLGLEQPSRCLSKREISVQQMEIKRLKDDVLRLQSQCNSMQIQMERLLEKKKSSSSSSSGFFKWKKFGFVSSLKSSTTAVSIVTDLQKKNIDHHHHHDNDHDDLVGFDQRQTPTMNMKTKLVVRGRTPPKWRKSMS